ACATATGGTGCACAGGACAGTTACTTGTAATGCCACCTCTCGATTTGGTATGAAAACCTTTACTGTTGTTCCATCCAAGGCCTATGTTATGCAAAGTGGTGCACAAAATGCATCGACCTCATTTACTGCTGGTGCTATTAAAATTGATGAACATGGAAATATCATGAAAAGGTGTGGTCTCCACGACAGAATTGGTGATGCAACGGCATCAGACATTACCAGAAGTGAGGAGTGTCCGCTGATCGGAAAAGCCAAAGCCTTTTGGAGCTGCGGTGAAAGACAAGAATGTGCTCTACCTTGTCGCACAGGTGTGATTGACAAGGAAACACTAAGCTTAGAGAGCATTGGAAGTACTCCTGCAGCTGTGACTACAATGACCACTTACAGACAAGAACccctaaaaacacaacaaaccaTTGCAAGTACCGTAGACAGTGCTCTGCCCAAAGAGACCAATGGGAAAATCAATGAAACAATAGATCGCGGCAGCATTAAAAATAAGCCCCAAACAGTTGGTAATGATGTTTCAGTACCTGAAAGTATTAAGCAACCACAACAACCCCTTCCGTCCTTCCTTAAACCAACAAGACGTACGTCAAGCCAATATGTGGCATCTGCAATGAATCAATATGGCCCAATGGGGTTCACAAAACCCAACTCTTTGTCTTTTTCTACACAGAACCTTGCCTTCCATACACTAGGCCATTCAATGCAAGGGAATCCACGACAGTCATCCAAGATATCATTGACAGATAGGACGTTTAACAGATCGGATCTTCACCATCCTTGTCATGGGGGGTCCATGAGCGACCCTGAACTTGTATTTGAAAGCCAGAGGGAAAATAAGAGGACAAGAAGGAAAACACTGAATTCAGCGACGATTCACTTGGACCAGTATCAGACAGAATTAAACACTTTCAGCCAAGTGTTCCTACACAAATCGCCATAACGTAACGTGAAATTAGAGATGTCAGAGACAATCAGCGTAGAAGCCCAAGCATTTCATGCAGAAATGATCCGCAATCTACTGCCAAACCCCAGATAAGCACACGTCTAAAAGCCACGCCAAAGTCAGAGCCTTCACGTACCTTGTCAGACAGTGGTATACCCTGGATCTCCACCCGTCAACATATTTGGACCCGTTAAAAAGGACCCGTTAAAAAGTTCAAGCCAATGGTCTGCAGATCAGTTGAGAAATATACCTCTCTGCACAGTAATCTAATGGAGGCCATCCAGGGAAGAGGAGGCAAGGACAGGCTCAAGAAGATATTGTCCTCTGAAGCCAGAAGCAAGAAAGAGACTGACGATAATGAGCGGGCTGCTCTTCTAGCAGCTATTAGAGCCCAAAACAGCACTGGAAGGCTTAGAAAGACTAAATCTGGTGCTGCTGCTGAATTAGAAAGGTTCAGGTTAGCTTCACAAGAGGACTAAGGGACAGATGTTCCCTCTTCTCCTTCACCAATTTCTTTTACTTGCACTTCTCCTGGTTTTTCATCTCAGCCTCCATCCATACTTGCTTCTCTTCCTATGGAatttgataaaaagactacAGTGTCCACAGAAAAAGTACATAACCCAAGTCTATTCCGCAGTAAATCCAGTTCACATATGGTGCACAGGACAGTTACTTGTAATGCCACCTCTCGATTTCGTATGAAAACCTTTACTGTTGTTCCATCCAAGGCCTCTGTTATGCAAAGTGGTGCACAAAATGCATCGACCTCATTTACTGCTGGTGCTATTAAAATTGATGAACAAGGGAATATCATGAAAAGGTATAGGTCTTCACCACAGAATTGGTGATGCAACGGCATCAGACATTACCAGAAGTGAGGAGTGTCCGCTGATCGGAAAAGCCAAAGCCTTTTGGAGCTGCAGTGAAAGACAAGAATGTGCTCTACCTTGTCGCACAGGTGTGATTGACAAGGAAACACTAAGCTTAGAGAGCATTGGAAGTACTCCTGCAGCTGTGACTACCGTGACCACTTACAGACAAGAACccctaaaaacacaacaaacccTTGCAAGTATCGTAGACAGTACTCTGCACAAAGAGACTAATGGGTAAATCAATGAAACAATTCATCGTCGCAGCATTAAAATTAAGCCCCAAACAGTTGGTAATGATGTTTCGGTACCTGAAAGTATCAAGCAACCACAACAACCCCTTCCATCTTTCCTTAAACCAACAAGACGTACGTCGAGCCAGTATGTGGCATCTGCAATTAATAAATATGGCCCAATGGGGTCTTTGTCTTTTCCTACACAGAACCTTGCCTTCCATACACTACGCCATTCAATGCAAGGGAATCCACGACAGTCATCCAAGAAATCATTGACAGATAGGACGTTTAACAGATCGGATCTTCACCATCCTTGTCATGGGGGGTTCATGAGCGACCCTGAACTTGCATTTGAAAGCCAGAGCGAAAATAAAGAGGACAAGAAGGAAAACACTGAATTCAGCGACGATTCACTAGGACCAGTATCAGACAGAATTAAACACTTTCAGCCAAGGGACAGATGTTCCCTCTTCTCCTTCACCAATTTCTTTTACTTGCACTGGTTTTTCATCTCAGCCTCCATCCATACTTGCTTCTCTTCCTATGGAatttgataaaaagactactaaattgggatattttcaatttcaaacaactgagtgTACAATGCAACACGATacacattattgaatgaattcggacttgattagtatgcattttataagtaatgagttaGTTGCTGCAAATGACCCAATTATGCTAAAATCATTAACCCTAACAAAcaatttagtgggttcaattctactcatataaatgtgtgcatttgtttctggatactaattgatttgaatgtaactgttgcagagaacggAAAAGCTATTTCCTGAGGAGAGCAGCCTGaattgctttttgtattttttcctattttttggtatgattagttaatttgtggaATTGCAGGAAAGGCCGCGCGgtcgctttaaaatataacacagtctcatgcctcgtttttcctttgtgcacggttggtaagtatggggatctgtaacttcagacccaacactgttaacccataataaagttttaaaagaaccaaacttcatgaatgttttgtgacaaagaagtatctgttccaatcactctatcagagaaaaatcagcgttgtagaaataactggaaactcaagagagccaagACATTATGCTCTTCATAAgggtatgtaaacttttgaccacaactgtatattgaAGGAATGCACAAATGCCATTCCATATGTTCTTGTTATGGCTTGggttcaaaacaaaagcaaaaaaagtgcaGTTTTCCCACAGAGGAGAACTATTTTGCCAGAAAAATATTTCCTTCATCTAGAATTCCCCCGTGTCCGTTTACATGCACGTCACCTCCGCTTTGCCCTCCTCCTGGTCGAAGCCACCCTCCTCTAGTGAGCTGGGGAACCCACCTCCAAACACCGGAAACCCTCCGATGCCCCCGGAGACGGGGGAGAGTTCCTGGTGAAGTGCAGCACCGCTGACGGCGCGACTGACAGATCGGTTAGACACTTCGCTGTGGACTGACAGAACCTGCACATACGTGTCACATTGATCAATTTATGATCAGAAGAAATAGTCATTTATTATCACTTCAAAATCGTTCAGGCTTTTTCAATATTTAACGAAGTCATTGTCATCAGTCATCTTTAAATGTCACCTATTAGACCCCCACTGACTAAATTATGTGTTTTGCATTCCAACACtataatttattattacaaTCAAGCACTTGCCAGATATACCCAAATTGCAGgagtaaacaaataaaatgaacagAATAGATAAAAAGTAGGGATTTTCATCGGTTAGAAGTCGTTTTTCAGTATGTAATATGTCAACAGTAATATTAGTattcataccttgagatatgagcttaatgcgttctggcacaacgtttcccatagaaatgaactataaaatacaaattaattcgttcccaccctgtgaagaaaacacacatttaaaaatttcTTACCTGGTTCCTGTGCAGTGCAGTCACTTGATTCCTGACAGGCCGCTGAAGGAAGACAACTTGCTTGGTTGCCAGATTACCATCACTAACATGGACAAACAGAACAAGAAGCAAACATGAATTCCATACCAGCAATTACATACTAGATATCATGCAATAAGAATCCGTTTTGAAGTACAGATTGCTACATTATCTCAGTAATGCCACGTGctaagattttttaaaagaatttcccttcaaagtgagACATTTatactccttattaaaaccatgacttcatggagttaaaaaaatgtgaatcagggagcgcccaatgcattttttctctgtttttgctTTAGTCAGTGCataaatggtaaaattcaaccattttaagccaattttaagggtgtggcttatacgcggggcagcttatatgcgagaaaatacggcatgCCTCCTCCACTCGGCTCCAGTTAAAGGTAATGATGTCTATCACAGTTATGATGTACTTCACAAGACAGTCGTGCATTGACAAAATGCAGTTCGATCCTTTTAATTTGGGCCCCAAAAACAGTAttgtatactactactactaccccatAACACTTATTCCACATCTTGATGGCGTCGAGAAGTGTTCCCCTTATCTGCTTCTATGTCAGATGATACGTTTACTTCATCATCATTGAAGGCGTATGTCCATTCAAATCGATAGGCTTTGATGCCAAACACGTCTGGTTGAAAAGCACTCATCTTTACTCCAGTTTATTTGCACCAAAAGGTCTGAAATATCCACCAATTTGAATTTTGGTTATGGATCCTGCCTTGTTGCTGTTTTGCTTTTAACGTTGTACTATGTAAAAACCTTTCCAGAAAGCCAAATTCCCTTTTCCTACGTGGTCACAATAAATGCACATTAAAATAATTGCGTTCAGCTCCTGATACGTTATTATTCAAATAATTAGCAATAGTAAAGGGTGGAATAAAAGTGCTCGATAATAGCCCGGTGAATTGCATTGAATTCTTCGgcaaatcattttaaagttATCTTGTATGAAGGTTGTGTTAAGAAAGTTTCAAAGATAACTAGCAAAAGTCCTTAAGttgcaacaaaaaatatatactttgtaGCATTTGTGATATCACAGTGTTCTGTGTACAGCATAATCTCATTTTGTGCAATTCTGATTAAATATGCgttgaaaaatatattcttttgcACATTGTTACCTATCATGACGTATGATGGGAGTGGGCAGCACGCACGTCAGTAGCCACCCAAACTCGGCCAGAGTATGAAGCAGTGGCCCATAGTCTGTTTTCACACTCGATCCCTGGATGGATAAGACAAATTCACAATattgaaaactatttttatcTTTATAAGTGACATAGTaccaaataatacatttttaattaatttaaaacaattgaATATGGTATAAACTTCCAGCGATACCATGATATATTTCTTCATCAATTTTGTTAATTATTCGCTTTACAATAACAAAggtggcccggcggatgagtggttagcgcgttggagtcacagttctagggttctgggttcaaatccaggtcgatccccctgggtggagtttgcatgttctccgcggccctgcgtgagttttctccaggtactctgggttcctcccacattccaaagacatggacggtaggctgattgaacactctaaattgcccctaggtatgattgtaaacgtgaatggttgtttgtctccttgtgtcctgcgattggctggccaccaattcaggatgtcccctgcctctggcccaaagtcagctgggataggctccagcacccccgcaaccctagtgaggataaagcacttcagaaaatgagatgacaattACAAAGGCTCATAATGACAAATGTAAAGTTTCAACCTCAATGACGGTCCATTGTTCTACCACGATGGTGTCATTGGCAGGAGGGGCGGTGCTCTTCTCTTCATACACGAAAAGGCCCTCTAGCGACCGCGGTACGGGTTCGCCTGtaacacaaacattttttgcaGTCATCACTTTACTTCCGTGAGAAATCGTGACTGCGGGTTTAGAACTAATCCACAGAGTGAAAGCTCCCTCGTGTGAAAGGAATGGGAAATGAGGTCATTAAAGCATCGGAGACCACACTAAAAATAGTCAGAGGACAACAGGATGCAACAGCCACTAAAGGAAGTGCTAAATTTCATGCATGAATCTTTCTTTTATGACCACCAAACAATAACAGAATGGCTACACATGGGGATTGAATGCACGGCTGACCTTTCGGGGTGTCCCAGTAGACGAAGGAGTCCACTAGCGACCAGCCTCTGCGGTAGTAGGCCGCTGTCAGCTCCAGCCAGTCGGCCTCCAAGGCACTGACCACTTGGCCCTTCCTGGAGACGCGCATCGACAACGCCCCCTGATGGTACTGGTACGCCAATGACTCCAAAGGGTTACATCCCGGGGCCCAAGAATGGAAGAAGACCAAAAGTCGCATGTCTGcggaaaaaaagaatgatagTCAGTGTCTTTTATTTGGTTAGAATCTTTGAGAACAAAATGAGAAGTCCCAGGAGGTCTGACCAGGACAGTAGATGTTCTCTTCCAGCTCCCGCTCTACTGGGGGTGTGCGAGGCGGAGAATGTGGGGGTGAGCGGCATCCCTTCTTTGGGCTGTGTAGTCTGCTGCCATTGCTCAACACGCTCACCTGCTGGAGGACCGAACCAACAAAACGGACACCCCCGCGAGCGCTGTTGTTCACCTTTAaaagaaggttaaaaaaaaagaagacaaaaaatacataaataagtaaaccAATCAAGTGAGAACTGGTCTTTCCACTTTAAAACATTTGTGACATTCACCCCAAGAACTTATTTTACATGAGAAAACAAAATCACAAAGCACAACTATAGTGAAAAATGCATCATAAGGAAATGCACAGATTGTTAGTTAGTTTATAGAGTTTTATTCGAATTATCCTGGATGCCACCCACACTGCTAAATAACTTGTGGTCAAGACGTATGACATTTCTGAAGAAAGATAACATTTTCACAATAGAGCACGGCTAATGGCACACGACTTGTCATGCTTTTTGAGGGATTGTAAcggattacagtaatccctcgattatcactatcggttaatgtagaccagacatggccgcgttaaacgaaaaaccgcgaagtaggatcattgaaaaaaaaaaccccaaaaacaaatagattattttttcttcagtgctgattcCTAGTAGCtagaggacaggggagtggcttccgcttgcgagtttcagtgtggattttcacatttttacgaaCAATAGCTTCAGTTCTAAGTTCTTTGTTTTAcaagtttattaaaaaaaaaaccctcagaaaaaaaatctgtgatgtagTGAATGACGccgcgaaagttgaagccgTGATATTCAATGGAATCCTGTAAAGGCATTTCAATTTCTTTCAACCGTAAGAATTGATTTGTGGCACCGTACAAGGATGACAACTGAGATAGAATGCTTCCCCTCAATTTAATCTGAGAATGGGCTTCACTGTGTAACATAGGGTTCCACATGAAGAAGGCAAATTCATGAAATAAGAAGTGAAATTGACAATTTACACACTCACCCTATCGACAAGCGCCCGAACAATGTCGCTCGTCAGCGAATCTCCAGTTAATGGCCATTCCTCCACCCTCAGCACGGGCACACTGTGGCACGCCGATGTTTTCTGTCGACTATATGGaagacataaaaacaaaacaaatcaaaaaagaaattgaaactGAACTAACCACAAACAAAAATCGATTAAttagagaagaaaaaagccttgaaacattttttgctGCTTTGATTAATCATTCAACCACCCAATGGTGAAGTGGTCCTTTTGCCTGCCTTTGGTGCAGGCGACATATTCCCATTCGGTAGCGGGGTAATTGTGAGTgcgaaaattaatgaatgagtaATTGTGAAATTAGATTGGCGTCCTACTGGTTTGTTTTACAAGTgtggtatttagttttaataatattgaaggatacattttattctagtgGCAACAATGAATATGACAAATCTCATCTACAATGGTCACATTTTGAAAGAATTGTGAATGAGCAGAGCAAGCTTCCTGTACAaaatacaatgcaaaaaaaataaacaatgatgAACACATTTATATCAAagagctgtagtcactcatgtAGATCTCTGGAAAGTAAGGCATGTTATTGATTAAGCCACAATGCTTGATCGTGCTCTAATTTGGCATATTACTGCGTccattatatattaatatgttcAATATGTTATATTGTCATTCTACTTCAAATATAATGTCTGGACCTCCCTATGttatgtttgcattttctccctgtgCTTACGTGGTTTTTCTCTGGGCGCACCCAACACAGCAAACTTATTGAAAATGTTGTGAACCCGTTTTAACCCATtctcctcatttgaggacagcctgGAATGCCctttcttacttgatatcaagaATATTCCACGTTTTATATAAATGTTAATGGGTTAAAATTGgttaaattcatttaatttttaaaaatggctacATATCAGGTAAATGtacattgtttctttttgtgaggctgaaaatagtctaCTTCCCAATGGTGATGAcgtcttcagttgattattttttttaatttcatatttcataGCAATTTTTGGTTTGGAagcaaattcataaaaataaagatgcctgCCAAAATTTCTCcaggttttattattcattacatttcatagtgtaaggaggcagttgtcttatctttattgcacagcagaccaacaaaaatactttttaaaatcatatttcatattctgttttttaagaAAGCTTAAGTTTATTTACTCaatcacagaagtttgaagtttcaaatttgaaagacaaaagatgTTACAGTTATTGTGATCATTATTGATAgactgatatattttttttattgtgatattttttgttATCTCGCCCAGGTTCaggcatggaaaatgaataattgaatgatGAATGATGCTGTACTCGTAAGACGCCAGATCGGTGAAAAGGTGTGTTTTCTTGATTAGAATCTAATCTTACCCCCAttgcagccctttgtggaatagtttggtgACCCCAAATCTAGACCATTCTGCAGTGATTTAATGTTAAAACATAATGACTATGCTCATTGTTAATATATGCAGACCTGCAGAACCACCTATCCTGATTGGCTGATGGATGTTGGCAAGTGGGTTTCTCACCAATAGAAACCAACATGTCAGTCTGGTGAAACCAGGACAAGCAAGAGTCGGGCCTCTCTGGCTCCCCACTCTGACCTTCTGGCAAGGTTTTGCATGAAATATGCAGCTGGCCCCATCAATCATTCATGGATTTACTCGACAGTTTGCTGCTGAGTGAACCGGCAAGCACGTGATTTTGTTTTGGAGTTTTCTAAGTAGAGTTTAGTCCATCGACTTACCTCAATCTGGGCCGAGCCAGCACGGCGCGGTACAGCAGGCTGAAAGGAAGTGAGCGCGTGCGGCCTACGGACAGGATGATGGGGTGAATAGCAGCCAGGATGTAGCCTTGTGTGTAGTATGGCTGCAGTGCCTGCGGCAGCTCAGCCAATGATGACACATACTGCACTGTGGGACGGCTACCTGCACCAAGGAAGAGGATAGAAATCAGTAGATTAAGTGTTgttatttgttcattcattttcaacagtgTTTATCTTCACAAGAGTCACAACGGTGCTGCAgtatatcccagccaactatgggcagtcgGCGAGTTTGGCAACAATACTGGGTTCCATCTCATTGTCAGAGGTGTTGCCATGGGGTTTCGTAATAGTGATTCCAGCTTTGACAAAAACTCAAACTACAGCGCTTGCCAGCACTTTGGCCCAGGTATCGACAATCCATTCCAAATTGTCACATAACTCGTTCGATGCTGCCTGAGTATGGAAGTTTAATAGTGCTATGAGCACATGGAAGTCAAGTGCCTTGCCACCcgtctgggatgttttgaatggatttaccgtaatgcttggaatacGCGGGGATCTTTtctagattagattactttatttatcccgtatttggtAAATTTCACTGTCTCAGTTGTacgagggtgagaatacagaaacagacattttagacataaataaacagGGAAtggaaaagtaaataaacaaatatacatatatatgtatgtatatatacatatatatacacatatatatacatatatatgtgtgtgtatgtatgtatgtatatatatatatatatatatatatatatatatatatatatatatatatatatatatacacatatatatgtgtgtgtatgtatgtatgtatatatatatatgtatatgtatatatatatatatatgtatatatatatatatatgtatatatatatatatatatatatatatatatatatatatatatatatatatatatatatatatatatatatatatatatatatatatatatatatatatatatatatatatatatatatatatatatatatatatatatatatatatatatatatatatatatatatatatatatatatatataaatacatgtatatagacACACATAATTATGTATACATGCGGTTGGTCTTAacattaagacatttttttgttaaagttttAGGGTGAATGTCCGCTGGGTTGATCACAATAAGTAGCGTGTCggcaagaaatgaaaccagtcAGTCAAGCGATCAGGCTTATACAACATTTCGAATTTAGCCCCTAAACAAGGTGCACTGACTGCTTGGGCGCCCCtttcattttagagaaaattttagacttttaagtgcgccccaCAGGTGTAAAAATACGGTATGCTTTTCTAAGTCAGATGCTCCCAGGGATTGCTTCGCCCTGCCCTTGCATCGCTTTGCGCCTCACTATTTGAGAATCACTGATTTAACGTATTCtgtatttctaaaaataaacaatgcacTGCTCTTCTCTGGAAAATCAATCATCTGCTTT
Above is a window of Stigmatopora nigra isolate UIUO_SnigA chromosome 11, RoL_Snig_1.1, whole genome shotgun sequence DNA encoding:
- the rftn2 gene encoding raftlin-2 — its product is MGCGLRKLEDPEDSSPGKIYSTLKRPQVETKTETVYDYVLLDFSLEGSRPTVQYVSSLAELPQALQPYYTQGYILAAIHPIILSVGRTRSLPFSLLYRAVLARPRLSRQKTSACHSVPVLRVEEWPLTGDSLTSDIVRALVDRVNNSARGGVRFVGSVLQQVSVLSNGSRLHSPKKGCRSPPHSPPRTPPVERELEENIYCPDMRLLVFFHSWAPGCNPLESLAYQYHQGALSMRVSRKGQVVSALEADWLELTAAYYRRGWSLVDSFVYWDTPKGEPVPRSLEGLFVYEEKSTAPPANDTIVVEQWTVIEGSSVKTDYGPLLHTLAEFGWLLTCVLPTPIIRHDSDGNLATKQVVFLQRPVRNQVTALHRNQVLSVHSEVSNRSVSRAVSGAALHQELSPVSGGIGGFPVFGGGFPSSLEEGGFDQEEGKAEVTCM